CCGCCGCCAGCTCGGTGCCGGTCGCGTAGCGCTCCTCGCGCGACTTGGCCATCGCCCTGACCACCACGGCGTCGAGCCCGAGCGGCAGCCCCGACCGCTTCGCGCTCAGCAGCGGCGGGTCCTCCGCGAGGTGCGCGTAGATGCTCGCGGCGTCGTTGTCCTTCTGGAAGGGCGGCACCCCGGTCAGCGACTCGTACAGCACGCAGCCGAGCGCGTAGATGTCGGTGCGCCCGTCCACGCTCTCGCCCTTGATCTGCTCGGGCGCGACGTAGTCGAGGGTGCCCACGTACTGCCCGGTCTTGGTGAGGCTGCGGGTGCTGCTGTTCTTGGTGATGCCGAAGTCGGCGACGTAGGCGTGGTCGGAGCTCTGCGGATCGGCCCGGGGCACCACCAGGATGTTCGCCGGCTTGACGTCGCGGTGGTACAGGCCGCGGGCGTGTGCGGCGTCGAGCGCGCCGCCGACCTGGGCGACGATCGCGACCGCGCGCGCCGCGTCGAGGGGGCCCTCGCGACGCACCAGCGCGCCGAGGTCGCAGCCGTCGACGTGGCGCATGGCGATGTAGAGGTTCCCCTCCGACTCGCCGGCCTCGTAGATGGGAATGATGTTGGGGTGGTCGATGGAGGCGGCCAGCCGGGGCTCGCGGGCGAAGCGCTGGCGCACCCGCTCGTCGTTGGACAGCTCGGTGGCGAGGATCTTGAGGGCCACGCGTCGCTGCAGCCGCAGGTCGAGCGCGAGGTACACGATGCCGACCCCGCCCCGGCCGAGCAGCCGTTCGATGCGGTAGCCGGCGAACTCGGCTCCCACCTGCGGGATGCCGCTCATGTCAGCCCCCCCCTCCCTCCACTGAGTCCCGAGAAGGATAGCCGAGCCCGGGCCCGGTGTCCTCAGCCGCTCTCGCCGTTGGCGGCGGCGGCCACCCGGCAGGCGACGAGGGTGACGTTGTCGCGCGAGCCCGCCTCCAGGGCGGCGTCGCAGGCGCGGGTCAGCAGCCCCTCGAGCGGACCCTCGCCGCCGAGCAGGCGGCCGAGCTGGTCACCGCCGAGGGGGTCCCAGGCACCGTCGCAGCAGAGCAGCAGGACGTCGCCGGCGCGCAGCTCCACCGAGAAGCGGTCGGCGTCGACGGGCTCGCCGGTGAGCGCCCGGGTGAGCAGGTTGCGTGGCGGGTCGGCGGCGCCTCCCAGCTCGAGGTGCCCGGCGCGGATCGCCTCGGCGAGCACCGAGTGGTCCTCGGTGACCTGCGCCGCGCCGCCGTCGCGGAGCAGGTAGGCGCGGCTGTCGCCGACGTTGCTGATCGACGCCCGTCCGGCGCTCACCGCCGCCAGCACCAGGGTGGTGCCCATCACCGCGCCGCCGTGGTCGCGGCGCAGCTCGGCGATCGCCGCATTGGCGCTCTCGCCGGCCTCGCCGAGGCCGGCATGGGGATCGGGGCTCACCCGGAGATGATCGGCGGCGTGGCGCACCGCCAGCACCGCGGCCTCGCGGCCGCCAGCGTGCCCGCCCATCCCGTCGGCGAGCAGCAGCAGGCATCCGCGATCGGGGTCGAGCGGCACCAGCGACCAGGCGTCCTGGTTCTCCGCGCGCACCGTGCCGCGGTCGCTGACGGCGGCGAGCTCGAGCAGGAGACCGCCGTCGGCGGCAATGGCGGCCTGCATGATCCGCGCCTCGGTCACCACCAGCCCCCTCCTCACCCGCGGGTGCATGTCCGTGGTGCCAGCATAGCCGCACCCGGGAGGAGGTGGGGATTCAGCAGTCGCGAAGCCCGGGGGTCTGGGACAGGATCTCAGGAGCCGGAACGGGTCGGGATCCGGACTCCGCCGGCGACCACGGCGCAGTTGCGCCCCGCCGACTTGGCCTCGTAGAGGGCGGCGTCGGCGCGGCGCACCAGCGCCTCGTGGTCCTCGACACCGGAGGCGCAGCCGATGCTCACCGTCACCGCGACGCTGGTCGCGCCCTCGGTGACGAAGGGCCGGCCGGCGATCGCGCCGACGATGCGCTGAGCGAGCGTCCCGGCGGCGGCGGCGTCGGTGGCGGCGCCCAGCACCAGGAACTCCTCGCCTCCCCAGCGGCCCACCACGTCCTCCTGGCGCACCCTGCGGCGCAGCCGCTCGGCGACCTGGCGCAGCACCGCGTCACCGCCGGCGTGGCCGAGGGTGTCGTTGATCTGCTTGAAGTTGTCGACGTCGATCATCAGCACCGCGGCGGGCTCCTGATGGCGGCGCGCGGCCGCGAGCATCTCCTGGAGCCGCTCCTCGAGGTGGCGGCGGTTGAAGATCCCGGTCAGCGCATCGGTACGGGTCACCGTCTCCAGCTCCGCGTTGCGCCGGCGGAGCTCGTCCTGCAGCGACTTGACCCGCAGCGCGGCGCTCACCCGGGCGATCAGCTCGCTGGCCTCGAACGGCTTGCGCAGGTAGTCGTGGGCGCCCTCCGACAGGCCCCGGACCACGTCCTCGGTCTCGGCATGCGCGGTGAGGAAGACCACCGGGATCTCGCGCATCTCCGGGTCCTCGCGGATGATCCGCAGCACGGTGTGGCCGTCGAGCCCGGGCATCTGCACGTCGAGGAGCACGACGTCGGGGCGGAGCATGCGGCAGCCGCGCACCGCCTGGTGACCGTCCTCCGCCTCCTCCACGCGCAGGCCGCGGGCCTCGAGCTGGCGCCGGAGCATCACCCGCACCACCCTCGAGTCGTCGGCGACCAGCACCAGGTGCCCCCCGCTCACCGGCGCAGCCGCCGCTCGATGGCGGGCGCGTCGACCACGAACAGGAGGTCGCGGCGCCGCGCGGACACGGTGCCGCCGACCAGCGCGTCGCGCTGCCCCCGAGGGGCCTCGCCGACGCTGCCGTCGTCGAGGTGCTCGATCCCGACCACCGCGTCGACGAGCAGGGCGAAGGGCTCACCACCGGTGTCGAGGACGATGACGTGGCTGCCGCCGGGCCCGAGCGGGGCGACCACGCTGAGGGCGAGGTCGTGCCAGCGCAGCATCCCGACCACGTCGGCCTCGAGGGTCGGCAGGGGCGTGACCTCGCTGGCGGGCCGGACCTCGCGGCAGTGCTCGACGGGCACGGCATAGTGCCCGTCACCGTTGCGGAACACGAGCACGGTGGTCATCGGCGAGCCTCCAGGCGGGCGGCGAGCAGGGCGGCGAGGGCACCGCGGTCGGGGCCCTGGAGGTCGCTGTCCGCGACCGCGTCCGCGGAGCGGGCGAGGGCGGCGCGTGCCGCGGTGAAGGCGCGGGCGGCGGCCCCGGCGTCTCCCGCCGCCTCGAGGGCGACGCCGAGCGACGCGTGGGCGGCGCCGTGGTCCGGCGCGAGGAAGGCGGCCTGCCGGAAGCTGCGGATGGCGCGGTCCAGATCGCCGGCGGCTGCGGCGGCCTCCCCGGCGGCGAGAAGCTCGCCGAGCCGAGGCAGCGCGGCCGGCGGCGGCACCGGCCGCCGGGTGCGGCTGGGGGGGCTGGGGGGGCTGGGGGCCCGGGCCGGGTGCGGGGCGGCGGCGGGGTGGTGGCGCACCGACCCGGAAGCGGCACCGGCGCCGGCGCGGCGGTGCACGAAGGCGTCACCGAGGCGCACCACCTCGAAGCCCGGCGGCGCCGACCCGCCGGCGTCCGAGGATGCGAGGAAGAGCAGCTGGCCGGGGGTGAGGTGGGCGGCGAAGCGGGCGAGCAGCGCCGCCGCGTCGGGCTCGCGCAGGTAGATGATCACGTTGCGGCAGAAGATGACGTCGAGGCCGCCGGGCGGTCCCGGGGCCGCGTCGGTGGTGAGGCCCTGCCGGCGCACCTCCACCCGTTCGCGCAGCGCGGGGACCACCTCGAAGCCGCCGGGCACGGGCCGGAGGTGGCGGGCGCGCCGCTGGGGGTCGAGGCCTCGCAGCTCGCGGTCGACGTAGCTGCCGGCAGCGGTGCGGGCAAGCGCTCGGGTGGAGACGTCGGTGGCCACCACCCGCCAGTCCGCCACCGGCGACTCGGCGAGCACCATGGCCAGGCTGTAGGCCTCCTGGCCGTTGGCGCAGCCGGCGCTCCAGACCGTCACCGGCCGCCCGGCGCAGTGCTCGCGCAGGTGCTGGGCGAGCGCCAGGAAGTGCGCGTCCTCGCGGAAGAACCAGCTCTCCTGCACGGTCACCAGGTCGCAGAGCAGCTGGGTCTCGGCGCCGCCGTCGGCGAGCCGCCCGGCGAAGTCGAGGACGTCCGCGTCCGCCGCCGCCGCGGCGTCCACCAGGCAGCGTTCCAGGCGGCCGCGCATCGCCGCCTCGTGACGCAGCCCGATGGCCCGCTCCAGCGCCGTCTCGGCGAGGCGCACGGCGTCGCTCGACCGCGTCATCGCGCGGCTCCCGCGGCGGCGGAGCGCACCGCGGCGGCAATGAGGTCGAGGGCGGTGAGCCGGTCCACCGCGCCCCGCTGCTGCGCCGCACGGGGCATCCCGAAGACCGCGCAGCTGGCCTCGTCCTGGGCGATCACCACGCCGCCCCGCTGCTGGAGAGCGAGCAGCCCGGCGGCACCGTCGTCACCCATCCCGGTGAGCACGACGCCGATCCCGGAGCCGCCGGCGTGCTCCGCGATGGAGCGGAAGAGGACGTCGGCGGAGGGGCGGTGGATCGACGGTGGCTCGGCGGCGAGCGCCACCCGCCGGGATCCGCCGAGGCCGAGGTGGACTCCCGGCGGAGCGACGTGCACCCACCCCTCGCGCAGCGCCATGCCGGCGGTCGCCACCTCGACGGGGAGCGCCGAGCTGCGGCGGAGGAGCTCGACGAACCCGGCGAGGAAGCGCTCGTCGATGTGCTGCACCAGCAGCACGGCGGCGCGGAGGCCCTCGAGCTGCCCCAGCACCCGGGCGAGCGCCGGCGGCCCGCCGGTGGAGGCGGCGATCCCGACCACGGGCATCCCCCGGTTCGCGCCGCCGAGCAGCCGCCCCCGGGTGTGCCGCACCACCGTCACCCGCCGGAGCATGCGCACCCGCCCGCGCAGCCGGCGGGCGTCGTCCTCACCCCAGCTCCGGGGGTTGACGATGCATTCCAGCGCCCCCGCGGCGATCGCCTCGCCGGGAAGCCGGCCGTCGCCGCCGCGGGGGTGGAGGACGAGGACGGGGACCGGGGAGTGGGCCATCACCTGGTCGATGACCGCGAGGCCGGCGTCGATCGCGGCGGGGGTTGCGGCGAGGTCGACGGCGAGCAGGTCGGGGCGCAGGGTGCGGGTGGCGCGGGCCGCCATCGCGGCGGTGGTCTGTGCCACCACCGAGATGTCGCCCTCGGCCTCGAGCGCGCGCAGCAGGGCGCCGCGTGAGCCGCCGTCGTCGCTCGCCACCACCACCGAGACGCGCCCCGTGCTCACCTCCGGCCGCCGAGCAGGCGGTCGACGGCGTCGAGCAGGGTGGCCTGGTCGAACGCGCTCTTCACCAGGTAGCCGTCGGCGCCGGCCTCGAGGCCGCGGCGGCGGTCCTCGTCGCCGGACCGCGAGGTGAGCACCAGCACCGCGGTGTTGCGCAGCGCCTGGTGGGCCCGGATCGCCTCGGTGAGGGCGAACCCGTCCATGCGCGGCATCTCCACGTCGGTGAGCACCAGGTCGGCGGGCCGCTCGGCGAGCCGCGAGAGCGCCTCCAGGCCGTCGCCGGCGGTGCGCACGTCGTAGCCGGCGCGCATCAGGATCGACCGCTGCAGCTCGCGCACGGTGAGGGCGTCGTCGACGACGAGCACGCTGCGCCCGGGGCGCGCCACCGGCGGGGCCGCCACCACCGGGGCGGGCCGGTGGATGCGCCGGGCGCGCTCGATCAGCGCTCCGGGCTCGAGCACGACGAGGACCGACCCGTCGGCCTCGATCGCCGCCCCGGCGACCACGTCGAGATCGGGCATCAGGCCGCCCAGGCTCTTCAGCACCACGTCGCGCTGCCCCTCCAGGGCGTCGACGCGCACCGCGTGGCTGCGGGTCGCCCCGGTGAGCACCAGCGCCGGGCCCTGCCCGCCGCCCTCCCCGGTTCCCAGGAGCACCTCCAGGTCGGTCACCGGCACCGCCCGGCCACCGGCCATGACCATCTGGCGGCCGCCGGCGTGGAGGGTGGCCGGATCGCCCGCGTTCACCGCGGTGAGCACCGCCTGGGCGGGGAGCGCGTAGCGGCGGGCGCCGCAGCGCACCACCAGGCAGGGCACCACCGCGAGCGTGATCGGGACCGAGAGGCGGAACTCGCAGCCGCGCCCCGGCTCGTTGTGCACCTCGATGCGGCCCCGGATCGCCTGGAGCTGGGCGCGCACCACGTCGAGGCCGACGCCGCGTCCGGAGACGTCGGTGAGCTCTCGCGCGGTGGACACGCCGGAGCGGAAGATGCCGCCGATGGCGGTCTCGTCGTCGTCCTCGGCGGCGGCGTTCCCGGCCGCCCGGACCGCGTCGACGTCGATGCCGCGTCCGTCGTCGCCGACCACCAGGACCACCTCCGACCCGAGCCGGTCGGCGTGGAGACGCACCGTGCCGTGGCGTGGCTTGCCCGCCGCGGCGCGCTCGTCCGGGGTCTCGACGCCATGGTCCACGGCGTTGCGCACCAGGTGGAGCAGCGGGTCGGCGAGCCGGTCGAGGACGTGCCGGTCGACCTCGGTGTCCTCGCCGCGCACCTCCCACACCACCTCCTTGCCGAGGGCGCGGGCGAGGTCGCGCACCGCCCGGTGGAGGGGATGGGTGATCGTCGACACCGGCACCATCCGGGTCCGCATCGTCAGCTCCTGGAGCTGCCCGAGGGTGCGGGCGAGGTCACGGAACTCGGTGATCGTCGAGGGCTGCTGCCCGGTGGCCTGGGCGAGGAGGTGGCCGGTGCGGAGCAGCGCCGTCGACGACTCCGTGACCAGGCGGACCAGCTCGTCGAGCCGGGCCACGGGCACGGCGATGGTCGGGGCCTCGGCGCGCGGCGAGGGCGGAGGCGCGGGGGCGGGCTCGCCGGCCCTCGCGGGCGCGAGCGGGACCGCTGCCGGCTCCGGAGCGGCGGCCGGGGGCCGCCCGGCGGCGCGGCGGAGCCGGTCCTCGAGGGCGTCGGCCTCGGCATCGTGGTCCTGCTCCCTGCCGGCGGCGTCGATCACCGTGCGCAGCCCGTCGACCGCCGCCAGGGCCGCGTCGACGAGCTCGGAGGAGATGCCGGCGCGGCCGTCGCGATAGGGGTCGAGCAGGTCCTCGAGGAGGTGGGCGAGACGGGTGACCCGGGGCAGGCCGACCATCGCCGAGCCGCCCTTCAGGGTGTGCGCCTCGCGCAGCAGCGCGGTCACCATCTCGGCGCGGCCGGCCTTGCCCTCGAGGCTGAGCAGGCTCGCAGCGAGGAGGTCGAGGCGTCCCCGGGCCTCCTCGGCGAAGAGGCCGCGGAACTCGGCGTCGTGCCCGAAGGGCCGCTCCACGGCGTCCATCCTCTAGGCGCCGCCGGTGCGGGCGGGGTCGAGCACGGTGTCGAGATCGAGGAGCGTCACCAGCCGGGCGCCGCAGCGGTGCACCGCCAGCGCCCCGGGCAGCTCGGGAGCGGCCACCACCTCGGCGAGCTCGCCCACCTCGGGAAGGGCGGTGGCGACCAGCGCTCCCCGTCCCGACGCGGTGTCCACCACCACGGCGTACGTCCACGACCCCGCCGGCGCCGCACCCAGGAGGACGCCGAGGTCGAGCAGGGGGACGATGTCACCGCGCACGTTGAGCAGCCCGCGGATCCATGCCGGCGCGGTGGGCACCGGGGTCGGGTGGGGGTCGGAGACCACCTCGCGCGCGGCCGCGACCGGCACCGCGTAGACGTCGTCCCCGAGCGGGACCAGCAGCGCCCGCACTCTCAGCGACCGCCGCCGGCGCCCACGGCGACGTCGAGGTCGGTGGCCAGGCCCGCCTGCGCGGCGGCGGCGGCGGCGATCTCCTGGGCGGTCGCCGACACCTGGCGGCTGCTCACCGTCACCTGCTCCATCGCGGACACCACCTGCTCGGTCGCTGAGCGCTGCTGCTGGGTGGTCATGCGCACCTGGGCGCAGCTCTCCACGACCCGCTCCATCAGCGCCAGCCCGGCCTGCATCTGCTTGGCGCCCTTCTCCATCGCCATCACCGTGGCGTTGGTCTCGGCCTGGGTCCCCTGGACGATGTGGCCGATCTCCCCGGCGGAGGTCTTCGAGCGCTCGGCGAGGCGGCGGACCTCGTCGGCGACCACGGCGAAGCCACGCCCCGCCTCGCCGGCGCGGGCGGCCTCGATGGCGGCGTTGAGGGCGAGCAGGTTGGTCTGGTCGGAGAGGTCGTTGATCAGCGTGAGGATGGCGTTGATGTCGGTGACCCTGGTGGCCAGGCTGAGGGTGCGCTCGCTGGAGACGCGCATGTCCTCCTGCGCCTGCTCGAGGCTCTGCCGGGTCTCCTCGGCCTGAGCCGCGACCTCGTCGAGGGTCTGGGCCACCGAGCCGGCGGCGCGCGCCAGCTCCTCCATGCTCGCCGAGGTCTCGGTCGCGGCCGAGCTCTGCTCCACGGTGCTGGCGGCGAGCTGCTCCGAGGCGCTGCTCAGCCGGAGCGCCGACCCGGCGCTGTCGGCGCTCGCGATGCGCAGCCGCTCGACCAGGTCGGAGAGCCGCTGCACCATTCCGTTGAAGGCGGCACCGAGCCGGACCAGCTCGGCGGCGCCGCCCGGGTGCACCCGCACCGAGAGGTCGCCGGCGGCGACCCGGTCGGCGGCCTGGCTCAGCTCGGTGATCGGCCGGGTGGTGCGGCGGGCGAAGACGACCGCGAAGCCGGTGAGCAGCAGCGCTCCGGCGACCACCAGGACGACGGCGAGGGTGCGCAGCCCGTCGATCGGGCTCAGCGCCGCGCCGGCGTTCTCCGAGACCACCACCGCCCAGTCGACCCCCTGGACGGTGTCGTATCCGGCGAGGACGTCGTCGCCGTTCTCGCCCGGCCCGCGGACGGCGCCTGACCTGCCGCCGAGCCCGGCCTCGACCGCGGCGGTGCGCACCTGGGTCTGGAGCGCGCCGGCGGCGATCATGGTGGCGTCGGAGCCGACCGGCATCCCGGTCCGGTAGACGAGGTGGTGGTCCTGGTCGACCGCCACCAGCTGGCTGCTGGCGCGGGTGTTGGCGTCGAGGTCGCGCAGGGTGGTCGCCAGAGCCGCCGGGCGGAGCACCGCCACGACCACCGCCTCGGGGCGGCCGTCGGCGCCGTTCACCGGGGCGGAGACGAACCAGCGGAGGTGGCCCCCCTGGTTCCTGATCGGGCTGAGCACCGGCCCCGCGGCCGCGGCCTGGAACCAGTCCTGGCCGCCCACGTCGAGGCCGAGCTGCGGATCGGTGGCGGCGATGACGCGGCCGCCGAGGTCGACGACCTCGAGCACCGAGTAGGGGTCGGAGGGGGTGGGGGGCGGGAGCAGCGCCCTGCTGGAGGCGGTCACCGGCCGGCCGCCGAGGAGGGCGGCGGCGTGGGTCAGGTCGCGGTTGCGCTCCTCGAGCCACCCCTCGAGCCGCGAGGTCGCCGCCCGGGCGAGGTTCTCGGCGGAGATCGAGCTCTCGTCGGCGATCGTCGCCGAGGCGCTCCGGCTCAGCAGCACGGCGAGCAGCACCATGATCGGCAGCGCGGCGGCGAGCACGCCGGCGAGCAGCCGGACGAAGAAGCGGCTGCGGTGGTCGGCCCAGATGGAGCGGAGATCCATGGAGGTGGGGTGTCCCCAGTGCCGCGCGCAGAGCAGATCAGCGTCGCCGACCCGGCGGCGGGCAGTCTCCGGGCGATCGACGTCTCACATCGTGTCGCCGCTCTGGGGGCCGACCACCGCCGTTGACGGATCCGTTTCCCGGTTGTCGGTCCGGCGTCGCGGTGCTACCCGTGCCGCCCGAGCAGCCGCCGCACCGCCCAGCGGAGGTCGGCCGCCGCCGACCGCCAGTAGCACTCGGCGACGTAGTACAGGCCCAGCAGGGTGATCAGGCCGATGCCGAGGTCGACGCTCCTCCGGCCCTGCTGCGCCCAGTAGACGTCGCGGAGGTTGAGCAGCAGCGCGAACTCGTCGACCACCAGGGCCGCGCCGATCCCGAACGGGATGGCGAGCCGGGGGTGCCACCGGGACTGGTCGAGGTTGAGGGCGAGGAAGCCGCTGACCAGGACCAGGGCGATGCCCCAGACGTAGTGGTGGATGTGGAGGCCGCCGCCGGTCACGATGTCGTGGAACGGGCCCAGCTGGATGTGGATCGCGTAGGTGAGCGCCCGGATCAGCCCGAAGGTGATCCCGAAGGAGAGCAGCAGCCGCAGCGCCGTCCGCCGGCGGTCGTCGAGGTGCCGGGCGGCGCTGCCGCGGAGGCGCCCGCCGAGGCTGTCGCGACCGGGGGCGGCATCGCCGGCGGGGTGGGGGCAGCGCCTCATCGCCGCGGATTCTGACGCCGCGGTCAGCGCACCGTGCCCTCGAGTCGCGCGCTCGCCGGGCGCGCGCCCGCGACCGGCACCAGCAGCGAGCCGGCCTGGTGGCCGGAGGTGGCGGCGCTGAGCTGGACGGTCACCCCGCAGCTGCCGCCGGGGGCCAGCCGCACCCGGCTGCAGCCGTCGCGGACGATCCGGAAGGCGGGGGCGGTGGTGGTGACCACCCCGACGGTGACCGCCGACGGCCCGGTCGCGGTCACCGTGAACGTGACCAGCGGGCTCAGCGCCGAGCCCGCGGGGACGGTCTCGGTGAGCCCCGGAGGCTGCACCCCCAGCGGCGCGGGGGCCAGCGCGACCGCCGGGTGCGGCGCCGGCGGTGGGGGCGAGGCCGGCGGCGGCGGGGGCGCGGGTGGGGGAGCGGCGGCGGGCGAGGGCGGGGCGGTGGGGGCGGCGGCGCGGTCGGCGGTGTCGGGCGCGGTGACCGGGCCGGTGGGTGGCGCCGGCGCCGCCGGGGGGGCGGGCGCGGCCCGCAGCGCGACCGGCGCCGGGTGGCCGCCGCCGGCGACGCGAACGCCGGTGACCCCCACCGCGGCGGCGAGCCCGGCGGAGACCACCCATCCCGCCCGCATCCCCGAGGTGAGCCCGCGGGCGCCCCGCCGTCTCGTGACCATCCTCACCGCCTCCCTCGCGCGCCTCGACGCCGTCGCCATGTGACGTCGGAGCAGCACCGGAGCTTGCGCTTCTCGTAAGGTCGGCAGGGTGGTGACCGAACGCTCGCGGGTGGTGATCGTCGGTGCCAGCACCGCGGGTCGCAGCGCGGCCGTCGCCCTGCGCGAGAACGGCTACGCCGGCGAGGTGCTGATGGTCGGTGAGGAGCCCCATCCCCCCTACGACCGTCCCCAGCTCTCGAAGCAGTTCCTGTGCGGGGACGCCGCCCTCGACGACGTCATCAGACCGATGCGGTTGACCCCGGAGCACGGGGTCGAGGCCCGGCTCGGGGTCCGCGCGCTGCGGGTGGTGCCCGAGGAGCACGCCGTCGAGCTGGAGGGTGGCGAGCGGGTCGGCTACGACCACCTGCTGATCGCCACCGGGGTGCGCAACCGGCGGCTGGCGGTGCCCGGCGCCGGCCTCGACGGCGTGCTCGACCTCCGCGACCTCGCGACCTCCGAGCGGATCCGCGCCGCGGTCCGCCCCGGCTGCCGGGCGGTGGTGGTGGGGATGGGCTTCATCGGCTGCGAGGTCGCCGCCGCGCTGCGCCGTCTCGGCGCCGAGGTGGTCGCGGTCGAGCCCCTCGCGGTGCCCCTCGAACGCAGCCTCGGCGAGACCGTGGGCCGGGTGGTCGAGGGCCTCCACCGCGACCACGGGGTCGAGCTCCGCCTCGGCGAGGGCGTGGCCGGCTTCGAGGGGTCGGGCCGGGTCGAGCGGGTGCTGACCCGCAGCGGCGGCCACATCGACTGCGACGTGGTGGTGGTGGGCGTGGGCGTCGTGCCCGCGGTCGAGACCGTGACCGGCACCGCGGTGCGGCTCGACGACGGCGTCGTCGTCGACGGGGGCTGCCGCACCACCGTGCCCCAGGTCTTCGCCGCGGGGGACGTGGCCCGGCAGCACCACCCGGTGGCGGGTCGCGGGATCCGGGTCGAGCACTGGCAGAGCGCCATCGGCCAGGGCAGGGTGGCGGCGCGGAACATGCTCGGCCACGCCGAGGTGCACGACGAGATCCCCTGGTTCTGGTCGGACCAGTACGACTGCAATCTCCAGTACGCCGGCTTCGCCGGGCCCTGGGACGAGCTCGCGGTCCGCGGCAGCCTCGAGCAGCGGCGCTTCGTGGGCTTCTACCTGCGCGAGCGCCGGGTGGTGGCCGCGGTGGCGATGAACCAGGGGCGCGACCTGCGCCGGACGGTGCCGCTGATCCGCGCCGGCACCGTGGTCGACCCGGTGCGACTCGCCGACCCCGGTGTCGACCTCCGCAGCCTGGTCCGCCAGCACGTGGTCTAGCCGCTGAGGTCAGGGCGCGCCCCGGCCCCCCTCGGCCCGGAGCCGCGCGATCACCGCGGGCAGCTGCTCGAGCCCGGCGTCGATCACACTCTCGACGAAGCGCGACCACTCCACCCCGCCCACCTCGACCTCGGCATAGCCGTGGGCCGCGGCGAGCCGCCGGCCGGTGCGCTCGTCGAGCGACAGCCCCGGGGTCGGGGTCGGGGTCGGAGTCGGGGCCGGGGCCGGCGCGGGGTGGCGCGGCGGCCGGGCCGGCGGTGCGGTCGCGGCCGGCGGCGGCGGCGGTGAGCCGGCGGCCGGTCGCCGGGCCGGTGGCGGCCCCGGGACCATCGCGGAGACGGTCTCGGCGTCCGCGCCGGCGGGCGCGGGGATCGAGATCTCGGTCTCGCCGAGGCGGATCACGTCGCCGGGGCCGATCTGCTGGGGACGGCCGGTCAGCTGCGCGCCGTTGACGAAGGTGCCGTTGCTGCTCCCCAGGTCGGTGACGAAGAGCCCATCCGGGCCGGGGGTGAGGGTGATGTGGCGGCGCGAGGCGGCGTCGTCGTGGAGCAGCAGGCCCCGGCAGTCGCGCCCCACCTCGACCCGGGCGGTCACCGGGACCCGGCGCGGCTTGCGGCCCGGCTCGCGGATCTCGACGATCACGCCCTCCATCGCGGTCAGCTCTGGAGCAGCCCGAACCGGGTGACCGTGATCTCGGTGACCGGCGTCGACACGCAGTCGCCCTTCACCGGACGCACCACGAAGGCGCCGGGGAAGGCGTCGCCCGAGGTCTGGCCGGCGCCGGGGCCGAGGCTGAAGGTCACCGGGAACCGGAGGTGCACCGGACCGCCGCCGGTGGGGAGGGTGATGGAGAAGAGCGCCTGGCCCAGGGCCGAGCTGCAGCTGCCCTCGATCACCCCGACCTCGCCGAAGGTGCCCGGGCCGGTCACCTGCCGGCCCTGCACGGTCCCGCTGCACTGGATCGTCCCGGTCTCGCCGTGGCTGCTGAACAGCGCCCGCTGGTTGGTCGTGGTGGTCCCCGGCGTCACCGTGTCGGTCCACTGGTGGACGCAGGCGGCGCTGCTGGCGGCGGACGCCGCCGGGGTCGGGTGGAGGGAGGGCGCGATCACCGCGAGGGCGGCCACGACGAGCAACAGCAGTCTTCCTCGCACCCCGCGCATGGCCTTCCTCCTGGGGCGACGGCTGCCCCGACTGCAGGGTACTCCTTCGCCGTCACCCGACCCGCCCGGCGAGGCGGCGCCCCTGATAGCCTCGGTCCATGACCGAGAGCCCGATGTCCCGGATCGCCGACCTGCGCCGGCCGGCGTGCGCCCACTGCGGGGTGCGCGCGTCCGCGGCCACCGCGCCGGAGCCGGGCCGGGTCGAGGTGGTGGCGATGGCGGCGACGGCGCTGCCCGTGATGGTCTGCCCCGCCTGCCGGGTCCAGGGCATGGGCAGCGACCGGGTGCCGCTCTGCCGCGGCTGTGCCGGGGGCGGCACCGGCTCGCTCCCGCACCTCGGCGTCTAGCGAGGCGGTTCGGGTGGGCATGCTCGACCGCCTCCTCGACCGGCGGCTGCCCCGCGACGGCGACGAGGCGGGGCGCTTCCTCG
This genomic interval from Candidatus Dormiibacterota bacterium contains the following:
- a CDS encoding FHA domain-containing protein, with the protein product MEGVIVEIREPGRKPRRVPVTARVEVGRDCRGLLLHDDAASRRHITLTPGPDGLFVTDLGSSNGTFVNGAQLTGRPQQIGPGDVIRLGETEISIPAPAGADAETVSAMVPGPPPARRPAAGSPPPPPAATAPPARPPRHPAPAPAPTPTPTPTPGLSLDERTGRRLAAAHGYAEVEVGGVEWSRFVESVIDAGLEQLPAVIARLRAEGGRGAP